Genomic DNA from Stigmatopora argus isolate UIUO_Sarg chromosome 13, RoL_Sarg_1.0, whole genome shotgun sequence:
CGATCCTTTGCAAAAACAAAGTATATACACGTTTAATTGAACAGCTCGGTTATTTCAAGGCACCGACGTAAAATGGCCGATGAGTGACGACGCCTATCCATGTTGGCTTACAGAGTGCATCATACACCTAGCCTAATGTGTGTTGTATCTGTGTCGTTTGCACTAAAATTATACTGGAACTATTACTTTGCCGTTCTTTCTATGTAAAAAATTGGGGTTTAACACTTGACGGGAATGAAACTTAAAGAATTGGAAAGTTGTCTACAAGAAGTAGATACTTTTGAAGAGCCTAAAATCCTTCTGGAGCAGTATCCAACTAGTGCACATATTGCAGGTAAGGAGAGAACgagcgtgttttttttgtttttgtttttaactttacCTTCAAGGAATCGGAATGATTTTATTTCCACAGCATGTATGCTTTACACAATACACAACACCTTCGATGACATCGAGGCCAAACTGGTGGCAGATCTGGGCTGTGGCTGTGGAGTTCTCAGCATCGGTGCTGCGATGCTTGAAGCAGGGTGATTTTCTAAACCTTGTCACATTCATCACGACATCAAGATATTAAACTGTGATCATGTCAAAGTGTCATTTATTTGTCTTCTCTAGGCTATGCGTCGGCTTTGACATTGACGATGACGCACTCCacattttcagaagaaatgtGGATGAGTTTGAGCTTTCTAACGTTGACCTAGTCCAGTCTGATTTATGTTCACTGATGGCAGGAGACTATAGGAACAGCTTTGACACAGTTATCATGAATCCACCTTTTGGAACAAAACACAACCAGGGTAAGATTATGATTTGTGCAATGGACGGGCTGGCGTGATCAGTTTTGTGCTTTACACTTCTACAAGGTATGGACATGAAGTTTTTACGGGCTGCCATAACGATGGCAAAGACGGCTGTGTATTCACTCCATAAAACATCAACGCGTGAGGTGATTGATTTCAAACTATACTCgtttttcagtcaataaatCAAAACATGTGTCTTAACATGATTTAATGTTTTCCCATTCTAGCACATACAGAAGAAGGCCAATGATTGGGGGGTGAAGATGGAAGTCATTGCAGGTAATACAAAAACATAAGCTGCAATTAATATCATTGACttcatgtgtatatatttttgtcaacaGAACTGAGATACGACTTGCCGGCATCTTACAAGTTTCACAAAAAGAAATCGGTGGGTGTCAAAACTTTTCACACACTTTTCCAATCCGGACCGCTGCTTAAGGGGAGCATTGAAATTATTGACTTGTTTAAGCGTAGCACATTTGCAATGCAGAGTGAAATGGTCAAAATAACAAAGCTTTATATACTATGTAAAAAATCTCAAAGGGAAACTAAAAGTGGCAGATTCTTGTCACATTGGGAGTCTTGCAAAACCATCTCCACATGTTGTGTTCAGAAAGTAAGAcataatacaaacaaaaatgtcttaAGACAAACATAGAAGCGTCAAAGTACTTAAAATAATCAGAAAACTGACACCAAGCTTTTCAAAATTGTTCT
This window encodes:
- the mettl5 gene encoding rRNA N(6)-adenosine-methyltransferase METTL5, with the translated sequence MKLKELESCLQEVDTFEEPKILLEQYPTSAHIAACMLYTIHNTFDDIEAKLVADLGCGCGVLSIGAAMLEAGLCVGFDIDDDALHIFRRNVDEFELSNVDLVQSDLCSLMAGDYRNSFDTVIMNPPFGTKHNQGMDMKFLRAAITMAKTAVYSLHKTSTREHIQKKANDWGVKMEVIAELRYDLPASYKFHKKKSVDIQVDFLRFSKT